Below is a window of Salvelinus sp. IW2-2015 linkage group LG11, ASM291031v2, whole genome shotgun sequence DNA.
GAGAGAAGACCGTCCTCAACCACATCTAGCAGGAACTGAACAAAACTAGCGTTTAAGTGCTCtatggagggagagatagacagacagatacatTTTCAGCTTTGAGTTTGAACATATTGATCGATAATGTGATGGCAGTTTGTAAGTATTCTAAAGCAACATAGTGGTCCTATGTAATATTGTTCATACCATAGTGGTGATAGGGCACCTGCTCCCCCATAGAGAAGATCATAGTCAGGACCAAGGCTGTGTAACACATCTTCTGATGTTCTGGGGAGAGATaaaacacagacatacaaacattcatgaaagagagaggggcacaGAGAAGCTAAATAAAAGAGACTGAAACAGAAAGATATGAGGAAGGAGACAGAGgtcacaaagagagagaaaagagagagagagagatgctcaaGAGAAGATGGGCTATGTgcgcactgcccacaaaatgaggtggaaactgagctgcacttcctaacctcctgccaaatgtatgaccatattagagacatatatttccctcagattacacagacccccaaagaattcaaaaaccaaatcgaattttgataaacttccatatgtattgggtgaaataccaccgtgtgaaatcacagcagcaagatgtgtgacctgttgccactagaaaagggcaaccagtgaagaacaaacaccattgtaaatacaacctatatttatgtttatttattttcccttttgtactttaattatttgcacatcattacaacactgtatatagacataatatgacatttgaaatgtctttattcttttggaagttgtgcgtgtaatgtttactgttcattttttattgtttatttcacttttgcttattatctatttcacttgctttggcaatgtaaacatgtttcccatgccaatgaaggcccttaattgaaattgaattgagagagaaagagagagggaaaaggaagtGATAGAGGAGGCCTTCTcaccctgtgtgtctgtctgcaggtcTCTGGCCAGCTCCATGGGCAGGATGGAGTTGAGGAGGGTGGAGATAAGGGCAGAGTCCAGGCTACACATCGCCCCAAACACCTTGAGCAACAGCAGGCGTAGAGACACTCGGTGTTCCTGCACAGTGACACATGAAGTAACACTGTTACTATGCAACTATGCATTTACAACATGCCGGTGAAACATCACTCATCTATGATAATTAAGTTGATTCATACCACAAACAACACGTTTAAAAATAATGCAATGATAAAATATTGTTTACATTGTGGCTCTCTTGGGTGGGAAACAGGATGACAGGGTAACACAGGGTCTGGTAGTGAGTGACATGTAGAATATCTTACCATCTGGTAATAGGTCACTAGTGACAGCACTGGCTCTGAGTGGTTGACCCTGCACATCCTCTTACACACCTCTGGATCTGCATCTGTCTGGGGACACAAACACCATCTTCCTTAGATTCAACAGTTACCAAAGGTCTCAGTGGTAATACTATCATATCATCTATGAGGAATCCCTTTgtccagggtcgtattcattagtgcacaccgtagcgaaacattttgcaacggaaaacgaagacaagcgtttcttattggacacatTCAGGCAGTCCCTCCCCATTTCAGTCCGTTGTCTTCCGTTTGGCGTCTACTGAATACAACCCAGGTGTCAGTCCTGAGTCAACTTTCCCTGAGTGCACATATCTCACCAGTATCTTCAGCAGCTCCTCCAGGTAACATGCAATGAGAGAGTGGTCTTCGTGAAGAGCCCAGCTGCGCTGCTGAGAGTCATCAAAGTGACGGGCAAGGTCGCCTAAGATGACCTCCAAGCGCTGTTCATCGTGACACACTTGTCCCTGTGGCAACGCCGAACTCTGATCCTACAGGGAGAAGTCTAGGTTATTTTGGGGTATGTTATGTGCACATGGAATCGGTTCGACCTGACAAAGATCCACATCGGATCGAAACATTGTCACTGTTATAATTGGTATAAAGAGCATTTTAATTTGCAGACTTTCCTGTTATGTACAAGTATAATGTACACGTATAACAGCTTAACTTTCTAAAGGTTGGGGTTATAACATGAAATATTGTGTATTGGAGCAAGTAAGTTGACATTCTGCAACTAGACGATTATGTAACTGACCTTGCTCTCTACCAATGAGAGGAGGACTTTCTCTAAGTCAGATGAGGCTTGAGGTATGGTAGTTTGCAGGTGACCCACGACCACACCCACCGCTACCCGAGACAGATCGTAACTCAGGCCCGTGTTCCTCCTCACCAGCTCGATAAGCTCCGCCCCTGTTGTCCCGGGGACAGGCTCTGAGTGAGTGGGGCTGCCGGGGGGGCTTTCAGCGACAGAGGGCGGGGCAAGAGGCCAGTCGGTTTCTGATTGGTCCTCAGTGCTGGGCTGTGGTGGGGGAGTGGGCTGAGGTTGAGGTTGGGGTGCGGGGCCCTTCTTTGAGGGAGCTGGCTGGGGAGAGGGGTCAGAGGGAGGTAGGTCGTCTGGAGGAGGGGGCGGGGGCTTCACACGGCTTGGCACTGGGGGCGGGGTGCTGGCAACGCTTGGAAGGCTGACATCAGAGGACACCACAGAGTGGGAGGAACCAGAGTCCAGGGAGGCAGAGCTGACAGAGGGGGACAGGCCAGTCCCTGCAGCAGTGGCGGGGCCAGTAGGAGGAGGAATGGATGACTCtgctgagacagagagaatgaggaagaataaggaggagcgagagagaatagAGTAGAAGTTGCAGTAGATGgcatgagtagtgtgtgtgtgtctgagtggaaAGAAGATGTGTGTGGAGAGAagatgagtagctgtgtctcCATGGTGAYGATGAGACAGTCACCTGGGTGTCGGCTGGCTCTTAGTTTCTCAGGAGGAGGCGGAGTTATGGGTGCTGCACGACGGGGCTGAGGAGGCACCTGCAAGACATAACAGTAAATCAGAGTAAATATCAGGATATCAGTTATATGTCTCAGCctcctcaacaaaaaaaaaggacTATCATGAAATGGACTATCATGTATTCTTCTTTTGGTGTGAATGAATGCAATCCAAGACCTGGTAAATCCCCTGTACATTGTCAGTACTCTCTGACATTGTGCGGCTGATCCCATTGAGTGGTTGAGGGTTGTGGCTGAGGGACAGTTCGCTGGTAGAGGAGGACAGGCCCTGCTTAGGACTGGATGGAGTTGGACTTCGCCTTGACAGGGTCTCCTTCCTGTGATGGATCAACTTCCTGTTCCAGACGCAAAGAGAGAGTCAATGGCTATGTCTGAAATGTAATGTATTCCtactaaagtagtgtactagccTATGTAATGAATAGGGGGTCATTTCAGATGCAGCCTATGAAGATAACTGATCAGAGAAAAGCGATGCAGGTTTATTTGtagttattgtcacatacaccggttaggtgcagtgaaatatgttgttttacagggtcagccatagtattatggcacccctggagcaaattagggttacgtgacttgctcaagggcacatcggcacatttttcaccttgttggctctggtattcgaaccagcaacctttcgctcTAACCTataggctacttgccaccctaTGATGATGAGGAATCAGCACCAATCAGGGAACTGTAGCGTGAGGATTCTACacatcagtgtgtgtctgtgtgtgtgttaatgttgcACTCACTGTAGCATGTCTCGCTGCTCCAGGTTGTATTTGCCCCCGTTCTTCATGGCCAAGTTATGGATCCCTTCGATGGCCCGGTCGATAGATTGTAAAACCTCATCCTGCTCTGGAGCCTGGGGCACAGAGaaaaggagggcagagagagagaaagaggagagaggagggcagagagagagagagagagagagagttaaatatTCAACATCAGCATTAATTATTACGAAACaaggaaacaaaaaaaaacatttgtctggAGGGCAAAATGGGACTCCAGTCAGAAAAAACTAGGACAGCACAGTTATCTAACCAAAATCAAACCCTCTGAACAGTAACACGCCAACCAATGCAGtccagatacagacagacacctAGC
It encodes the following:
- the LOC111970380 gene encoding NCK-interacting protein with SH3 domain-like isoform X1, encoding MYRSLYAFRSAEPNSLHFGSGESFLILERSNKHWWLGSRCSSGETGYVPASYIERIQAPEQDEVLQSIDRAIEGIHNLAMKNGGKYNLEQRDMLQKLIHHRKETLSRRSPTPSSPKQGLSSSTSELSLSHNPQPLNGISRTMSESTDNVQGIYQVPPQPRRAAPITPPPPEKLRASRHPAESSIPPPTGPATAAGTGLSPSVSSASLDSGSSHSVVSSDVSLPSVASTPPPVPSRVKPPPPPPDDLPPSDPSPQPAPSKKGPAPQPQPQPTPPPQPSTEDQSETDWPLAPPSVAESPPGSPTHSEPVPGTTGAELIELVRRNTGLSYDLSRVAVGVVVGHLQTTIPQASSDLEKVLLSLVESKDQSSALPQGQVCHDEQRLEVILGDLARHFDDSQQRSWALHEDHSLIACYLEELLKILTDADPEVCKRMCRVNHSEPVLSLVTYYQMEHRVSLRLLLLKVFGAMCSLDSALISTLLNSILPMELARDLQTDTQEHQKMCYTALVLTMIFSMGEQVPYHHYEHLNASFVQFLLDVVEDGLLSDPTEQLPDLCVNLILAFNLHLIVPSSNVIMQTVVKKNVKIFSEKIVLLLNRGDDPVCVFKHAPPAPHSVLKFLQDVFASRDSSDIFYRTDMMVMIDIAVRCISDLSPGDKLRMEYLSLMHSIIRSTDYLEHRHRLSDLQGALQRILREEDNSGADEGGATAKQMDKLIVQEMYKEFPQISES
- the LOC111970380 gene encoding NCK-interacting protein with SH3 domain-like isoform X2; amino-acid sequence: MYRSLYAFRSAEPNSLHFGSGESFLILERSNKHWWLGSRCSSGETGYVPASYIERIQAPEQDEVLQSIDRAIEGIHNLAMKNGGKYNLEQRDMLQKLIHHRKETLSRRSPTPSSPKQGLSSSTSELSLSHNPQPLNGISRTMSESTDNVQGIYQVPPQPRRAAPITPPPPEKLRASRHPESSIPPPTGPATAAGTGLSPSVSSASLDSGSSHSVVSSDVSLPSVASTPPPVPSRVKPPPPPPDDLPPSDPSPQPAPSKKGPAPQPQPQPTPPPQPSTEDQSETDWPLAPPSVAESPPGSPTHSEPVPGTTGAELIELVRRNTGLSYDLSRVAVGVVVGHLQTTIPQASSDLEKVLLSLVESKDQSSALPQGQVCHDEQRLEVILGDLARHFDDSQQRSWALHEDHSLIACYLEELLKILTDADPEVCKRMCRVNHSEPVLSLVTYYQMEHRVSLRLLLLKVFGAMCSLDSALISTLLNSILPMELARDLQTDTQEHQKMCYTALVLTMIFSMGEQVPYHHYEHLNASFVQFLLDVVEDGLLSDPTEQLPDLCVNLILAFNLHLIVPSSNVIMQTVVKKNVKIFSEKIVLLLNRGDDPVCVFKHAPPAPHSVLKFLQDVFASRDSSDIFYRTDMMVMIDIAVRCISDLSPGDKLRMEYLSLMHSIIRSTDYLEHRHRLSDLQGALQRILREEDNSGADEGGATAKQMDKLIVQEMYKEFPQISES